The following proteins come from a genomic window of Miscanthus floridulus cultivar M001 chromosome 2, ASM1932011v1, whole genome shotgun sequence:
- the LOC136539868 gene encoding premnaspirodiene oxygenase-like encodes MDEYFYQSLLLSVLAVALLQLVKMALKPRRCLPPGPWKLPIIGSMHHLVNVLPHRALRDLADVHGPLMMLQLGQTPLIVASSKETARAVLKTHDPNFATRPKLLAGEIVGYEWVDILFAPSGDYWRKLRQLCAAEILSPKRVLSFRHIREEEVMLRVEEIRAAGPSTPVNLSVMFHSVTNSVVSRAAFGKKRKNAAEFLAATKAVVGLSSGFNIPDLFPTWTTVLAKLTGMTRSLKEIHKTVDTILEEIIEERKRIRDEKIKGGAAAEDVDENLVDVLIGLQEKGGFGFQLTNSIIKAIILDMFAGGTGTSGSAMEWGMSELMRNPSVMKKLQAQIREAFRGKTVVTEGDLQASNLQYMKLVIKEALRLHPPAPLLVPRESIEECELDGYTVPAKSRVIINAWAIGRDPRYWEDADEFKPERFEDGSRDFTGGSYEFLPFGSGRRMCPGFNYGLASMELAFVGLLYHFDWSLPEGVKEVDMGEAPGLGVRRRTPLMLCATPFVPVAA; translated from the exons ATGGACGAGTACTTCTACCAGTCGCTCCTCCTCTCCGTCCTTGCTGTGGCACTGCTGCAGCTGGTGAAGATGGCCCTGAAGCCGAGGCGATGTCTGCCGCCAGGGCCATGGAAGCTGCCCATCATCGGCAGCATGCACCACCTCGTGAACGTGCTGCCGCACCGCGCGCTGCGGGACCTGGCGGACGTCCACGGCCCGCTCATGATGCTGCAGCTCGGCCAGACGCCGCTCATCGTCGCCTCCTCCAAGGAGACGGCGCGCGCCGTGCTCAAGACGCACGACCCCAACTTCGCCACGCGGCCCAAGCTCCTGGCCGGTGAGATCGTCGGCTACGAGTGGGTCGACATCCTCTTCGCCCCCTCCGGCGACTACTGGCGCAAGCTCCGCCAGCTCTGCGCCGCCGAGATCCTGAGTCCCAAGCGCGTGCTCTCGTTTCGTCACATCCGGGAGGAGGAG gtgATGCTGCGGGTGGAGGAGATCCGCGCGGCGGGCCCGTCGACGCCGGTGAACCTGAGCGTGATGTTCCACAGCGTCACCAACAGCGTCGTGTCCCGGGCCGCGTTCGGGAAGAAGCGGAAGAACGCGGCGGAGTTCCTGGCGGCGACCAAGGCCGTCGTCGGCCTGTCGAGCGGCTTCAACATCCCGGACCTGTTCCCGACGTGGACCACCGTCTTGGCCAAGCTCACCGGCATGACGCGCAGCCTCAAGGAGATCCACAAGACGGTGGACACCATCCTCGAGGAAATCATCGAGGAGCGCAAGCGCATCCGCGACGAGAAGATcaagggcggcgccgccgccgaggacgtcGACGAGAACCTCGTCGACGTGCTCATCGGCCTGCAGGAGAAAGGCGGCTTCGGCTTTCAACTTACCAACAGCATCATCAAGGCCATCATACTG GACATGTTCGCCGGCGGGACGGGGACGTCGGGGTCGGCCATGGAGTGGGGGATGTCGGAGCTGATGCGGAACCCGTCGGTGATGAAGAAGCTGCAGGCGCAGATCAGGGAGGCGTTCCGTGGGAAGACGGTGGTGACGGAGGGCGACCTGCAGGCGAGCAACCTCCAGTACATGAAGCTGGTGATCAAGGAGGCCCTGCGGCTGCACCCGCCGGCGCCGCTGCTGGTGCCCCGGGAGAGCATCGAGGAGTGCGAGCTGGACGGGTACACGGTCCCAGCCAAGTCACGGGTCATCATCAACGCGTGGGCCATCGGCCGCGACCCCAGGTACTGGGAGGACGCCGACGAGTTCAAGCCGGAGCGGTTCGAGGACGGCTCCCGAGACTTCACGGGCGGCAGCTACGAGTTCCTGCCATTCGGCTCCGGCCGCAGGATGTGCCCCGGCTTCAACTACGGCCTCGCCAGCATGGAGCTCGCCTTCGTCGGCCTGCTCTACCACTTCGACTGGTCGCTGCCCGAGGGGGTCAAGGAGGTCGACATGGGGGAGGCGCCTGGACTCGGCGTCCGCCGCCGCACGCCGCTAATGCTCTGCGCCACCCCGTTCGTCCCGGTCGCCGCCTAG